A segment of the Promicromonospora sukumoe genome:
AAGGCTCGGCCGCCCAGGAGTCGACAAAGTTCTCCCCGGCCTGGGCGGGATTCGGGAGAGCCCAAGCGCCGTCGACACGTCGTAGACGGTCCGGCATTCCGGCGATGACCTCACGCAGTACGTGATGGAGGTCGGAGCCGCCGGAGTAGGCGTGCGCCGCGAGCGTCGTGATGACAATGGACGCCGGGCGCCCGCCTGACTTCTCTGCGAAGAAGACGTCACGATGCCGCTTGAGGGCCTGCACCACCCTCTGGAGGGTCGTCCTCTGCCGCCACTCCGGCACCGCCGCGATGTCCAGACGCTTCTCCTCGAGTTCACCACTAGCGATCAGCTGTGAGGCGGATCGGGAGGCGAACCATCGCGCGTAGCCAGCCGGGTTGGAATGCTGCCACTCCCGAACGGCCTTGTCGGTGATGAGCAGGTTGTCCCGGCCAACTTCTGCATCGGGAATAGCCGGCAGGATGTCCATGTGCATGCCTGGCCAGGACAGCGTCCAGCAGCGTTCGCTTTCGTCCACCCTGGGTGAACCGGCCGCCGGTCGGCGTGCGTAGGCGTGCACTGCTGCACCTACCTCAGCCTTGAGCGTCTCTTGCGTGATCGAGGACCTCGCAATGTCCCTAAGCGCGACGATGTCGATGTCGATGTCGTCGTTGCGGTTGACGTTACGCACGACGGTACCGAGCATGAACGAACCCTGGGCGAATACTCTGTTACTGCCGAGCGTAGGAGCCCACAGGTCGTCGAGCACCTCGCCGAACTCCTGGTAGCGCTGCACGACACGGTCGTGGTCATCTTGAGTGATATCGAGTTCCCGGAGGCCCCCGAGCAACATCTGGTCGAGATCGGGCCGTGGTGGGCGGGCGGTCATGAGGGTCATGT
Coding sequences within it:
- a CDS encoding nucleotidyltransferase domain-containing protein, whose protein sequence is MTLMTARPPRPDLDQMLLGGLRELDITQDDHDRVVQRYQEFGEVLDDLWAPTLGSNRVFAQGSFMLGTVVRNVNRNDDIDIDIVALRDIARSSITQETLKAEVGAAVHAYARRPAAGSPRVDESERCWTLSWPGMHMDILPAIPDAEVGRDNLLITDKAVREWQHSNPAGYARWFASRSASQLIASGELEEKRLDIAAVPEWRQRTTLQRVVQALKRHRDVFFAEKSGGRPASIVITTLAAHAYSGGSDLHHVLREVIAGMPDRLRRVDGAWALPNPAQAGENFVDSWAAEPWRASNFFEWLTAAESTFNAIETKAGLDQTIPSLEAAFGSRFATGASRGLADYLRGARDTGSLRVRSGGALSVTSAIPAGVPSRPVVGHGFAGGPTH